The following are from one region of the Veillonella nakazawae genome:
- a CDS encoding FAD binding domain-containing protein, translating to MLAFMKVLQPKTVEEAYELATKNKTAPMLAGGCWLRLGRRTWPAVIDMASLDLRYVREEDNEFVIGAMATQGDVERFEPLQQFCGGAVVKGVKEILGIQFRNTATMGGSVASRFGFSDIIPALMAVHADIVTFKGGRMSIHDYMKYRERDILVEIRIPKVDVPVAVEALRISRGDFPVLTGALRRDDKGVEVYIGTRPGVPQLAEKASALLSEKGLSAAKEAGQLASEELVYQSNSHASKEYRMEMVKAMVQRLSKEVAQ from the coding sequence ATGTTAGCATTTATGAAAGTATTACAACCGAAGACGGTGGAAGAGGCTTATGAATTAGCCACAAAAAACAAAACTGCCCCAATGCTAGCTGGCGGCTGCTGGTTGCGTTTAGGTCGGCGCACATGGCCTGCAGTGATTGATATGGCTAGTCTTGACTTGCGTTATGTTCGCGAAGAGGATAACGAATTTGTCATTGGTGCTATGGCAACGCAAGGCGACGTGGAACGTTTTGAGCCATTACAACAATTCTGTGGTGGTGCTGTTGTTAAAGGTGTTAAAGAAATTCTTGGCATTCAATTCCGCAACACTGCTACTATGGGTGGATCTGTAGCAAGCCGCTTCGGCTTCTCCGACATTATTCCTGCATTAATGGCAGTACATGCAGACATCGTTACTTTTAAAGGCGGTCGCATGTCCATACATGACTATATGAAATACAGAGAACGTGATATCCTCGTGGAAATTCGTATCCCTAAAGTAGATGTGCCTGTAGCTGTAGAGGCTCTTCGCATCTCTCGTGGTGACTTCCCAGTGTTGACAGGTGCACTTCGCCGTGATGACAAAGGCGTTGAAGTGTACATCGGTACAAGACCTGGCGTGCCTCAATTAGCAGAAAAAGCAAGTGCTCTGCTTTCAGAAAAAGGATTGTCTGCAGCAAAAGAGGCAGGTCAATTAGCATCTGAAGAGTTAGTTTACCAATCTAACTCTCATGCGTCCAAAGAATATCGCATGGAAATGGTAAAAGCAATGGTTCAACGCTTGTCTAAGGAGGTGGCACAATAA
- the yfbR gene encoding 5'-deoxynucleotidase, with the protein MSSFFAFLKRMRFINRWSLMRNTEIENIQEHSLEVAMVAHNLAALKNEYFGGNVDINKVAVIAMYHEVSEIFTGDMPTPIKYFDPKLRELYGEVETLAQEKMLSTLPERLQAVYKPFIVDAEDNPEWPIVKAADTISAYMKCVNELKAGNDEFKEAHDSIFAKLKALNMPEVDMFLDTYMPALGKSLDELNYYEIK; encoded by the coding sequence ATGAGTTCATTCTTTGCCTTTTTAAAACGCATGCGCTTTATCAATCGATGGAGCCTCATGCGTAATACAGAAATTGAAAATATTCAAGAACATAGCCTCGAAGTAGCGATGGTAGCTCACAATTTAGCAGCTCTCAAAAATGAATACTTTGGTGGTAATGTGGACATTAATAAGGTAGCGGTCATTGCCATGTACCATGAGGTGAGTGAAATCTTTACAGGCGACATGCCAACACCGATTAAATATTTTGATCCAAAACTTCGTGAACTGTATGGTGAAGTTGAAACATTAGCACAAGAGAAAATGTTATCTACCTTGCCAGAACGATTACAAGCCGTTTATAAGCCTTTCATAGTAGATGCAGAGGATAATCCTGAGTGGCCTATCGTTAAGGCGGCAGATACAATTTCGGCCTATATGAAATGTGTAAACGAACTCAAGGCAGGGAACGATGAGTTTAAAGAAGCACATGACTCCATTTTTGCTAAACTGAAAGCACTCAACATGCCAGAGGTAGATATGTTCCTTGATACTTATATGCCTGCTCTTGGTAAAAGCTTGGATGAGCTAAATTACTACGAAATCAAATAA
- a CDS encoding epoxyqueuosine reductase, whose translation MKDINLQEFCKELHIYEFGIAPWPLPENAKTILYETNPCPFTAADVEERLLGTTEFTPKSAIVCLFPYYVEHNGPSNLSRYTWGTDYHLVINEYLEKLIEKLQKINTSAQFSIHCDTSPLADRYMAYLAGLGFYGKNNCFISPKWGSYVMIGTILTTLEFEPNTPLGQSCMGCNRCITACLGQCLGHDEFKYDTCKSYLTQKKGELTDQEQHIIAKTPLVFGCDVCQEVCPHNQGIPTTPIPEFQQIEPHIDINELEMLTNKEFKAKYGNRAFSWRGKKILMRNQNIIEEK comes from the coding sequence ATGAAAGATATAAATTTACAGGAATTTTGCAAAGAATTACATATTTATGAATTTGGGATTGCCCCTTGGCCTCTACCTGAAAATGCAAAAACCATTTTGTACGAAACTAATCCCTGTCCATTTACAGCTGCAGATGTGGAGGAACGACTACTAGGAACAACTGAGTTCACACCTAAAAGTGCTATTGTCTGTCTCTTTCCATACTACGTAGAACATAATGGTCCATCCAATCTGTCCCGCTATACATGGGGCACAGATTATCACCTGGTCATTAATGAATATTTAGAAAAACTTATTGAAAAATTACAAAAAATAAATACTTCAGCTCAGTTTTCTATACATTGTGACACCTCTCCCCTCGCAGATCGTTACATGGCATACTTAGCAGGCCTTGGTTTCTACGGAAAAAACAATTGTTTCATCAGCCCTAAATGGGGATCCTATGTTATGATAGGAACAATTTTAACTACCTTAGAATTTGAGCCAAACACACCGCTTGGACAATCTTGCATGGGATGTAATCGTTGTATTACAGCATGCTTAGGTCAATGTTTAGGGCACGACGAATTTAAATATGATACTTGTAAAAGCTACTTAACCCAGAAAAAAGGAGAACTCACCGACCAAGAACAACATATTATCGCTAAAACCCCATTAGTATTTGGCTGCGATGTATGCCAAGAGGTGTGCCCTCATAATCAAGGTATTCCCACAACACCAATTCCCGAGTTCCAACAAATCGAACCACACATCGATATTAATGAACTAGAAATGCTTACAAACAAAGAATTCAAAGCTAAGTATGGTAATCGGGCATTCTCGTGGCGGGGGAAGAAAATATTAATGAGAAACCAAAATATTATTGAAGAAAAATAG
- a CDS encoding asparaginase, translated as METKIALIGTGGTIAGQGASDTDLTGYTAGVLGLDEILDSVPGTEPYGPYTYTQFSNIESSDITVQHWLDLSKLVQELVNQEAIGGVVITHGTDSMEETAYFLNLTVHTDKPIVITGSMRPAGAISADGPINLLQAIQVARTPASVGKGVLVVLNGYVDGARDVSKRNTTNVATFDSPLVGHLGIVQDGVAHYYKASTRRHTKESIFAVHDFKELPRVVILTCYGGMDDMVPMSVVATNPDGLILTGLGHGTIPQNVRQITQNTAFPTVRASRTGSGMVSAVPQDALAGYLVSDTLSPQKARILLMLGLTKTKNLKKLQQFFYEY; from the coding sequence ATGGAGACAAAAATTGCGTTGATTGGTACGGGCGGTACAATTGCTGGACAAGGCGCATCCGATACAGATTTGACGGGCTATACTGCAGGTGTACTAGGCCTCGATGAAATTTTAGACTCCGTACCAGGCACAGAACCATATGGTCCATATACATATACTCAGTTTAGTAATATTGAAAGTTCCGATATTACTGTCCAGCATTGGTTGGATTTATCTAAGTTAGTACAAGAATTAGTAAATCAAGAGGCTATAGGCGGTGTTGTTATTACTCATGGAACAGATAGCATGGAGGAGACAGCTTATTTTCTTAATCTTACTGTTCATACAGATAAACCCATCGTTATTACTGGCTCGATGAGACCTGCTGGGGCAATTAGTGCAGATGGTCCTATTAATTTATTACAAGCGATTCAAGTGGCAAGAACACCTGCATCTGTAGGTAAAGGTGTGCTTGTTGTTCTAAATGGCTATGTTGATGGGGCGCGTGATGTGTCCAAACGGAATACAACTAATGTGGCTACCTTTGACAGTCCATTAGTAGGGCATCTTGGTATCGTCCAGGATGGTGTAGCTCATTATTATAAAGCCTCTACTCGTCGTCATACGAAAGAATCCATCTTTGCTGTACATGACTTTAAGGAATTGCCTCGTGTAGTCATTTTGACTTGCTATGGTGGTATGGATGACATGGTGCCAATGAGTGTAGTTGCCACTAATCCTGATGGACTCATCTTGACTGGATTGGGTCATGGTACAATTCCTCAAAATGTACGTCAAATAACACAAAATACAGCATTCCCAACTGTACGTGCCTCTCGTACAGGGAGTGGCATGGTATCTGCTGTACCACAAGATGCACTAGCAGGCTATCTCGTAAGTGATACATTGAGTCCACAAAAAGCTCGCATTTTATTGATGCTGGGGCTTACAAAAACTAAAAATCTTAAAAAGTTACAACAGTTTTTCTATGAATATTGA
- a CDS encoding adenosylcobinamide amidohydrolase, with amino-acid sequence MFNNPYEAPQELATGGHVTKELNSVTVHFDDIHYALSSGQLNGGYHHTLAVRNQQLTYQIETEKDLPGGSVANYLAQEFEHIDTPVHFSTALLTSATMNLHAYAKVEEHDTIVETIVTAGYEKTAHRAGTGYCYEERDGNFIVPGTINILVFTNKALTDSAMVKAIMTITEAKTAAIQDWGVESVRLYPFINEDIPDAITKERKTSATGTSTDGIILTIDTNGDVLTDAGSFSLFGDTLAKAVYVGIQRALENAIGAE; translated from the coding sequence ATGTTCAACAATCCATATGAAGCACCACAAGAGCTTGCAACAGGAGGTCATGTAACGAAAGAATTAAATTCCGTTACAGTACACTTTGACGACATCCATTATGCCTTATCTAGTGGTCAACTCAATGGTGGGTATCACCATACGTTAGCCGTACGAAATCAACAATTAACTTATCAGATTGAAACAGAAAAAGATTTACCTGGTGGATCTGTAGCAAATTATTTAGCCCAAGAATTCGAGCATATCGATACACCTGTTCATTTTAGTACAGCACTGCTCACCTCTGCTACAATGAACCTTCACGCATACGCCAAGGTCGAGGAACACGATACGATTGTGGAGACCATCGTTACTGCAGGCTATGAAAAAACAGCCCATCGTGCAGGAACAGGCTATTGCTACGAGGAGCGAGATGGTAATTTCATAGTACCTGGTACCATTAATATTCTTGTCTTTACAAACAAGGCATTAACAGATAGTGCCATGGTGAAAGCCATCATGACAATTACGGAGGCTAAAACCGCAGCCATCCAAGATTGGGGTGTTGAAAGTGTACGCCTCTATCCATTTATCAACGAAGATATTCCTGATGCCATCACAAAAGAACGCAAGACTTCTGCTACAGGAACATCCACAGACGGTATCATTCTCACCATAGATACAAATGGTGATGTGTTAACGGACGCCGGCTCCTTCTCCCTATTTGGAGACACATTGGCTAAAGCGGTTTATGTAGGTATACAACGAGCCTTAGAAAATGCTATTGGCGCCGAATAA
- a CDS encoding xanthine dehydrogenase family protein molybdopterin-binding subunit: MNKHIGKSYDKVDSKGILTGKPSYTGDFVPKDALVIKVLRSPHAQARIKSIDTSKAKLIPGVEAIFTHEDVPNTRFTLAGQTYPEPSAYDALILDPVVRYVGDEVALVVAKDEATALKAMPLIKVEYEVQKPVLDMHTAIGHETVVHPEDDIHNNIPVGQDYKRNICVSYHKRVGDIEAELAKCDYVVEGTYFDQATRQTAMEPFQSYGYIDALGRVVIVSSTQIVFHVRRHIARALGIPATKVRVIKPRIGGGFGSKQTACTEIMTAFVAWTLKKPCYLLYDRTEAQTCSTTRHAREWKIRVGATKDGIIKVIDMDSITDAGAHATHCFTTTTAGEHKSIPLYNKATAVHYGTEGVYMNHTPGGAFRGYGATEALWPLECAVNNLADKMGVDPAELRQKNLIAQGEQSLVYAPDEYLDSGLFQDTVNRVKEMARWDERPHSWDIDERYRGGLGMALALQGSGVANIDVASVEIRLGDDGNYTLYTGSSDMGMGANTVLTQMACEIIGCPMEYMTVVESDTDIVPFDPGSYASSTTYVTGTAAKMAAEELRTKIIAKFAQFFDTDVENIDFDGVVATTKDGSQTMDIHQLAPKLLVGVNAEQLSGFATWGSHTSPPPFMATIAEVKVDKQTGKVIPLHTYSCIDCGTVINPKLARVQVEGGVVQAIGMALYEDVRYSNNGRLETNNLMTYKIPTRQDIGELHVDFVESYEPTGGFGAKSIGEVVINTASPAIQHAIKNAVGADVRTLPMIPEKVFMAMDEKYKV, encoded by the coding sequence ATGAATAAGCACATTGGTAAATCTTATGACAAGGTTGACTCTAAAGGTATTTTGACGGGTAAACCGTCTTATACTGGCGATTTTGTTCCAAAAGATGCGCTCGTTATTAAGGTTCTTCGTAGCCCTCATGCACAGGCGCGCATTAAATCAATCGATACATCTAAAGCTAAATTGATTCCTGGCGTAGAAGCAATCTTTACACATGAAGATGTGCCTAATACTCGTTTTACCTTGGCTGGTCAAACCTATCCAGAGCCATCTGCTTATGATGCGCTTATTTTAGACCCTGTAGTTCGCTATGTAGGCGATGAAGTGGCTCTTGTTGTTGCAAAAGATGAAGCTACAGCACTTAAAGCGATGCCCCTTATCAAGGTTGAATACGAAGTACAAAAACCTGTGCTTGATATGCATACGGCTATCGGCCATGAAACAGTAGTCCACCCTGAAGATGATATTCATAACAATATCCCTGTAGGTCAAGATTATAAACGCAATATTTGCGTATCTTATCATAAACGAGTAGGCGATATTGAAGCTGAACTTGCAAAATGTGATTATGTAGTCGAAGGTACTTACTTTGACCAAGCGACACGTCAAACAGCAATGGAACCATTCCAAAGTTATGGTTACATTGATGCATTGGGCCGTGTAGTTATCGTATCTTCTACACAAATTGTATTCCATGTACGCCGTCATATTGCGCGTGCATTAGGAATTCCGGCTACAAAGGTTCGCGTAATCAAACCTCGTATCGGTGGCGGTTTCGGTTCTAAACAAACGGCTTGCACAGAAATTATGACAGCTTTTGTGGCGTGGACATTGAAGAAACCTTGCTACCTCTTATACGATCGCACGGAAGCACAGACTTGCTCCACTACACGTCATGCTCGTGAATGGAAAATCCGCGTAGGTGCTACAAAAGATGGAATTATCAAAGTAATTGATATGGACTCCATTACTGATGCAGGTGCTCATGCAACTCACTGTTTCACTACTACTACAGCTGGTGAGCATAAGTCCATTCCTTTATACAATAAAGCGACAGCTGTCCACTACGGTACAGAAGGCGTATACATGAACCATACACCAGGCGGTGCATTCCGTGGTTATGGTGCTACAGAAGCGCTATGGCCATTAGAATGTGCTGTTAATAATTTGGCGGATAAAATGGGCGTTGACCCTGCTGAATTGCGTCAAAAGAACTTGATTGCTCAAGGTGAACAAAGCTTGGTATACGCTCCGGATGAATATCTTGACTCTGGTCTATTCCAAGATACAGTAAACCGCGTAAAAGAAATGGCTCGTTGGGATGAGCGTCCTCATTCTTGGGATATTGACGAACGTTATCGCGGTGGCCTTGGCATGGCATTAGCGTTACAAGGTTCTGGTGTTGCTAACATTGACGTAGCATCTGTAGAAATTCGTCTTGGCGATGATGGTAACTACACATTGTATACGGGCTCTTCCGATATGGGCATGGGTGCTAATACTGTATTGACTCAAATGGCTTGTGAAATCATTGGCTGTCCTATGGAATACATGACTGTTGTTGAATCTGATACAGACATCGTACCATTTGATCCAGGTTCCTATGCATCTAGTACAACATACGTAACTGGTACGGCGGCGAAAATGGCTGCTGAAGAATTACGCACTAAGATTATTGCTAAGTTCGCTCAATTCTTCGATACAGATGTAGAAAACATCGACTTTGATGGCGTTGTAGCTACCACAAAAGATGGTTCTCAAACTATGGATATCCATCAATTAGCTCCAAAATTATTGGTAGGCGTTAATGCAGAACAATTGTCTGGTTTCGCTACATGGGGCAGTCATACGTCCCCACCTCCATTCATGGCAACTATTGCAGAGGTAAAAGTAGACAAACAAACTGGCAAGGTTATTCCGCTTCATACATATTCCTGCATCGATTGCGGTACTGTTATCAATCCTAAATTGGCCCGTGTTCAAGTTGAAGGCGGTGTAGTACAAGCTATCGGCATGGCGTTATATGAAGATGTACGCTATTCTAATAATGGTCGCTTAGAGACTAATAACCTTATGACTTATAAAATTCCAACCCGTCAAGATATTGGTGAGTTACATGTAGACTTTGTAGAGTCTTATGAACCGACAGGCGGATTTGGTGCCAAATCTATTGGTGAAGTTGTTATTAATACGGCTAGTCCAGCTATTCAACATGCTATTAAAAATGCAGTTGGTGCGGACGTTCGTACATTACCTATGATACCTGAGAAGGTATTTATGGCTATGGACGAGAAATATAAAGTATAG
- a CDS encoding D-alanyl-D-alanine carboxypeptidase family protein — MISLTTNVCIVWKRLILMIAFIGAIIFGTSVSHAAYIAPPSTIGEAVVLIDADTKEILFAKNPDKWMHPASTTKMVTLLTALELKGTQLDELATISSYATSMEESNLGVRVGDQITLEGVLEGMMVASGNDAAVVVAENVSGSVENFAKDMNRVAAKAGAKNSVFLNPHGLTQMGHHSTARDLAMIAAYGMKYQMFRDKVANDYYKVPYQNRTPETIRTTNHFIRNKYPGANGLKTGFTNAAGECLIASATRNGHTMIVVMLNDDNRWEEAVQFLDYGFKLRGVI; from the coding sequence ATGATATCTTTAACAACTAATGTTTGTATAGTTTGGAAACGACTTATTTTGATGATAGCCTTTATAGGCGCTATTATTTTCGGTACTAGTGTTTCTCATGCGGCGTATATTGCGCCACCATCTACGATAGGTGAGGCTGTTGTTCTCATTGATGCGGATACAAAAGAAATCCTATTTGCAAAGAATCCTGATAAGTGGATGCATCCTGCGAGTACTACGAAAATGGTTACATTGTTAACAGCTCTAGAACTCAAAGGTACACAACTTGATGAACTGGCGACTATTAGTAGTTATGCCACTAGTATGGAGGAATCCAATCTGGGGGTTCGTGTTGGTGATCAAATTACCTTGGAAGGCGTTCTTGAAGGCATGATGGTTGCCAGCGGTAATGATGCGGCCGTTGTAGTAGCAGAAAATGTAAGTGGCTCTGTAGAGAACTTTGCAAAGGACATGAATCGCGTTGCTGCAAAAGCAGGGGCAAAAAATAGTGTATTTTTAAATCCTCATGGTTTGACACAAATGGGACATCACTCTACGGCTCGTGACTTGGCGATGATTGCAGCGTATGGTATGAAATACCAAATGTTCCGCGATAAAGTAGCCAATGATTATTATAAGGTGCCTTATCAAAACCGTACGCCAGAAACAATTCGCACCACAAACCATTTCATTCGCAATAAATATCCCGGTGCTAATGGTTTAAAAACTGGCTTTACGAATGCGGCAGGAGAATGCTTGATTGCATCGGCTACCCGTAATGGCCATACTATGATTGTAGTTATGCTTAACGATGATAACCGTTGGGAAGAAGCAGTACAATTCCTTGATTACGGTTTTAAACTTCGTGGAGTTATTTAG
- a CDS encoding mechanosensitive ion channel family protein, whose translation MSDLLNRASELLFKDANVLVQLRDWFFSQAGNILLALIIFWVGRYAIKWVKTFAVRIMTKASYDSAAMSFITQIINYALLVGLILICLNQIGVPTTSFVAAFGAFGLGIGLALQNNLSNLASGLLILIFKPFRAGHVIQVGDTVGSVKSIQFMYTIITTKDQKNVYIPNSILTSQAITNIAYTHERVIPFVFDIGYNNNHHEAIKILKNIFAADKRVLNPKNMEIGISEFGDNSVRIAAYARVKSKDFLDVQYGIMSDVKDAFDKYGIDIPYPQRVVYLQNVDNSTGEIKGTKKKASGTDVAIDDNPES comes from the coding sequence ATGAGTGATCTTTTAAATAGGGCTTCTGAATTACTGTTTAAAGATGCGAATGTATTGGTTCAACTTCGAGATTGGTTCTTTTCTCAAGCGGGCAATATATTATTAGCTCTTATTATATTTTGGGTAGGTCGTTATGCTATTAAATGGGTGAAAACCTTTGCTGTCCGTATTATGACTAAGGCCTCTTATGACTCTGCTGCGATGAGCTTTATTACGCAGATCATCAATTATGCATTGCTAGTAGGTCTAATATTGATTTGCTTAAATCAAATTGGTGTTCCTACTACATCCTTTGTAGCAGCCTTTGGTGCCTTTGGTTTAGGTATTGGTTTGGCCTTACAAAACAACTTATCTAACTTGGCATCAGGCTTATTAATTCTTATATTTAAGCCTTTTAGAGCAGGTCATGTTATTCAAGTTGGAGATACTGTAGGTAGTGTTAAGTCTATTCAATTTATGTATACTATTATCACTACTAAAGATCAAAAAAATGTGTATATACCAAACTCTATCCTTACCTCCCAAGCCATAACTAATATTGCTTATACCCACGAAAGGGTTATCCCGTTCGTCTTTGATATTGGTTATAACAATAATCATCATGAAGCAATTAAAATCTTAAAAAATATTTTTGCTGCTGATAAACGTGTACTCAATCCTAAAAACATGGAAATTGGTATTTCTGAATTTGGCGATAACTCTGTACGCATTGCTGCCTATGCACGCGTTAAGTCGAAAGACTTCTTAGATGTGCAATATGGAATTATGTCTGATGTAAAAGATGCGTTCGATAAATATGGTATCGACATTCCATATCCTCAACGTGTTGTATATCTTCAAAATGTAGATAACTCTACTGGTGAAATTAAGGGAACTAAGAAAAAAGCAAGTGGGACGGATGTTGCCATTGATGATAACCCTGAAAGTTAA
- the nadE gene encoding NAD(+) synthase gives MLDNPQATKEALIQWIRDYFSQNGPSCSAVVGISGGKDSTIVAALCKEALGAERVVGVLMPNGIQSDIDDAKAVVAHLGIPHIIVNIGTAYEALTNAIIQGEGYKAVTGRTDISKDAGINTPPRLRMTTLYAVGQNLPNGARVANTCNGSEDYVGYSTKYGDSAGDFSPLANLVVEEVRQIGRLLDIPKYLVDKTPSDGLSGLSDEDKLGFTYAVLDRYIRTGEIENPETKERIDYLNRINKHKLELIPSFHPQC, from the coding sequence ATGTTAGACAATCCACAAGCTACAAAAGAGGCTCTCATTCAATGGATTCGAGACTATTTTAGTCAAAATGGGCCTAGTTGTAGCGCCGTAGTAGGTATTTCAGGTGGTAAGGATTCCACAATTGTGGCGGCCCTTTGTAAAGAAGCCCTTGGGGCAGAACGCGTAGTAGGTGTTCTTATGCCGAATGGAATTCAGTCTGATATCGATGATGCCAAGGCTGTAGTGGCACATTTGGGGATTCCACATATCATAGTGAATATTGGAACTGCCTATGAAGCTTTGACAAATGCTATCATTCAAGGTGAAGGTTATAAAGCAGTTACTGGTAGAACTGATATATCCAAGGATGCAGGAATTAATACACCACCGCGTCTTCGCATGACAACGCTATATGCAGTAGGACAAAATTTGCCAAATGGCGCACGCGTAGCTAATACATGTAATGGATCTGAAGATTATGTAGGGTATTCTACAAAATATGGCGATAGTGCTGGAGATTTTAGTCCTCTTGCCAATCTTGTCGTAGAAGAGGTACGCCAAATAGGTCGATTACTTGATATTCCAAAATATCTTGTAGATAAGACGCCTAGTGATGGACTCAGCGGTCTATCTGATGAGGATAAATTAGGATTTACCTATGCTGTATTAGATCGATATATTAGAACTGGAGAGATAGAAAATCCTGAAACGAAAGAACGTATTGATTATTTAAATCGTATTAATAAGCATAAATTAGAATTGATACCGTCCTTTCACCCACAATGTTGA
- the yqeC gene encoding selenium cofactor biosynthesis protein YqeC, translating to MTSQTSYWNRLIQPGIVALVGAGGKTTVLSKLVEYGRLKGQPIVVTTTTRLYESQVAHYEPIYTRNINEADEYCTDRILRGYCGAWFSGITGTKVDSLDCDLIDGLAKLHPNWQIVVEADGAKEKWLKAPKTTEPVIPSLTKTTIGLVNLQMLGAPLDDEHVHNIELVQDIVKRDMGAIVTPRMLADLVLHKQGLFQYSKGKKILFCTGYETVQHRIIDDFIDHIVDSDISDIILADGYKASCEIRRIIQCR from the coding sequence ATGACATCACAAACATCCTATTGGAATCGATTGATTCAGCCGGGAATCGTGGCCCTTGTTGGGGCTGGCGGTAAAACGACTGTACTTTCAAAATTAGTAGAATATGGAAGGCTGAAAGGTCAGCCCATCGTAGTTACGACTACGACTCGACTCTATGAATCTCAAGTGGCTCATTATGAACCGATTTATACTCGAAATATTAATGAAGCTGATGAATATTGTACTGATCGTATTTTGCGTGGATATTGTGGTGCGTGGTTCTCTGGCATTACAGGAACAAAAGTAGACTCCTTAGATTGTGATCTTATCGATGGTTTAGCAAAATTGCATCCAAACTGGCAAATTGTAGTGGAAGCAGATGGGGCAAAGGAAAAATGGCTTAAGGCGCCTAAGACGACTGAACCAGTCATCCCATCTCTCACAAAGACTACGATTGGTCTTGTGAATTTACAAATGTTAGGAGCGCCGCTTGATGATGAGCACGTACATAATATCGAGCTCGTTCAAGATATTGTGAAACGCGATATGGGTGCCATTGTAACGCCACGCATGTTGGCTGATCTTGTGCTCCATAAACAAGGTTTATTCCAATACAGTAAAGGTAAAAAAATTCTGTTCTGTACTGGTTATGAAACGGTGCAACATCGTATCATTGATGATTTTATTGATCATATTGTAGATAGCGACATTTCCGATATCATCTTAGCTGATGGATACAAAGCAAGTTGTGAAATCCGTCGCATTATTCAATGTCGGTAG
- a CDS encoding (2Fe-2S)-binding protein produces MELVLNINNKNVTVNVPTDEMLLDTLRNLGYYSVRCGCDTTNCGLCTVWVDDEIILSCAYPTFRAPGHKITTLEGLQEEAELLAACIASEGADQCGFCTTGMMMSAINLKRKNPKASDDEIREYLIGNLCRCTGYESQLRGVRKFLEGGLK; encoded by the coding sequence ATGGAACTCGTACTTAATATTAATAATAAAAATGTAACTGTTAATGTGCCAACTGATGAAATGTTGTTGGATACATTGCGTAATCTTGGTTACTATAGCGTACGTTGTGGCTGTGACACAACAAACTGTGGCCTTTGCACCGTATGGGTAGATGACGAAATTATCTTGTCTTGTGCATATCCTACATTCCGTGCGCCAGGTCATAAAATCACTACATTAGAAGGCTTGCAAGAAGAGGCTGAATTATTAGCGGCTTGTATTGCTAGCGAAGGCGCTGACCAATGCGGCTTCTGTACAACTGGCATGATGATGAGTGCTATCAACTTGAAACGTAAAAATCCAAAGGCTAGTGATGATGAGATTCGTGAATACCTCATCGGTAACTTGTGCCGTTGTACTGGCTATGAATCACAACTTCGAGGGGTTCGTAAATTCTTAGAAGGAGGCCTAAAATAA